Genomic window (Desulfuromonadales bacterium):
CCGTCCTGTCTGGACACATCTGGCCGTCATCCCATCCGCAGCCTTTCCCCCTGCACCTTTCTTGCCCCGGCCGCCTCCGGCACACCTGCATCTTCGCACCGCCTGAAACCCGATCGTGCCTCACCCGTAGTTTTTTCTCCATGACGTCCTGACAAGTCCTGCCTTCTCAGGGAGACTTGCGCGCCGTGTCATCGGCCTGCCCCACCCCCGGGGTCCCGGACGCAATGAAACAGCGTGCCGCCCATGGAGTCGTCCATGCAGACCGGAGCGCTCCACGACCATCCCCTGAACGGCAATGCGCCCTAGCGCCGCCGATTCGTGTACCGCATCAGGGTTTGACCATCACCTGCAAGGGAGGCAGCAATGAATGAAAAATTCGGCTATTCCTGAATCGCGACAACAGCAAGGGGGGCCTTGGGCTCCGGTGTTTCAGAAGTTGAAATCATTTGCGAGAGGAGCATTCTCATGGCACTGAAAACCTTGGATTGGGCTTCCATTGCCCGACACCCGAAGTTCGTCGAACTGCACCACCGAAAAACCGTTTTCCTCTTTGGCTGGTGGATTTTTTCCACGGTTTTCTACTTCCTCCTGCCAATCGGCGCCGCCTATGCGCCCGGCCTGTTCAAGGTGAAGATCATCGGCAACATCAACTTCGGCTACCTCTTCGCCCTCTCCCAGTTCTTCGTCTCCTGGGGGATCGCCATGTACTACGCCAAGATCGCCAACCAGAAGTTCGACCGGCTCACCCAAGAGCTGATCGACGAGCTGCAGTAGGAGGTGCGCCGATGAAAAGACTGCTGATCGTTTTCACCCTCGTTTTCGCCCTGGCGGGCCTCGCCGGCGCCGCCGACGCGGCCAAACCCGGCGACGCCGCCCAGGCGGTTTTGGCGGCTGTCGCCGCTTCCCCGTCCGTGGCTCAGGCTGCGCCCGCAGTCCAGGCGCCGGCCCAAGCGCCGGCCCCGGCCGCTCCTGCGGCGCCGGCGGCAAAACCCGAGATCAAGGCCAACAAGACCATTACCATCGGCATGTTCCTCGTCATCATCGCCATCACGCTCGCCGTCGTCGTCAATTCGGCCCGGAAAACGAAGACCGCGGCCGACTTCTATGCCGCCGGCGGCGGCATCACCGGCACCCAGAACGGCTGGGCGATCGCCGGTGACTACATGTCGGCCGCCTCCTTCCTGGGGATTTCCGGACTGATCTCTCTCTACGGCTATGATGGTTTCATGTACTCCGTCGGCTGGCTGGTCGCCTACATCACCGTGCTGCTGATCGTCGCCGAACCGTGCCGGAACGCCGGCAAGTACACTCTGGGCGATATCCTCTCCTTCCGCACCAATCCCAAGCCGGTGCGCGCCGTCTGCGCCCTCTCCGTCGTCTCCGTCTCCACCTTCTATCTGACCGCCCAGATGGTCGGCGCCGGCAAGCTGATGCAACTGCTGATCGGCGTCGACTACAAGATGGCGATCATCGGCGTCGGCATCCTGATGGTCGGCTACGTCGTCTTCGGCGGCATGACGGCTACCACCTGGGTGCAGATCATCAAGGCCGGCCTGCTCATGTCGGGCGCGACCCTGCTCGCGGTGCTGGTCGGCATCAAGGCCGGCATGAACCCTATCGGCTTCTTCTCCGATATCGCGACCAACGCCAACATCCAGGAATGGGTGCAGAAGGGTGTGTTGAAGCATCCGGTCCCCGAGGCCGGCTTCGACTACGGGCAGCGTTTCCTCGAGCCCGGCCTTTTCCTGAAGAACCCTCTTGACCAGATCTCCCTCGGCATGGCCCTCGTCCTCGGCACCGCCGGCATGCCGCACATCCTGATGCGCTTCTTCACCGTGCCGACCGCCCAGGCGGCCCGCAAGAGCGTCATCATTGCCATGTTCATCATCGGCACCTTCTACATCCTGACCACCCTGCTCGGCTTCGGCGCCGCCATCCACGTCACCCCGCAGAAGATCTCGATGTTCGACAAGGGCGGGAACATGGCGACCATGCTGCTCGCCCAGCAGCTCGGCGGCGACATCGCCCCGATCGTCGGGGACCTCTTCCTCGCCTTCCTCTGCGCCGTCGCCTTCGCCACCATCCTGGCGGTCGTCTCCGGCCTGGTGCTGGCCGCCTCGGCCGCCATCGCCCACGACATCTACGTCAACGTCATCAAGGACGGCCATGCCGACCAGCACGAGCAGGTCAGGGCCGCCCGCATCACCTCCCTCTGCGTCGGCGCCGTCGGCATCGTCATCGGCATCGCCGCCGAGAAGCAGAACGTCGCCCACCTGGTGGCGCTGGCCTTCGCCGTCGCCTCCTCCGGGAACCTGCCGGTCGTCGTCCTCTCACTCTTCTGGCGCCGGTTCAACACCGCCGGAACCATCTGCGGACTGGTCGTCGGCACCGTCGTCTCCATCGGCCTGGTCATGATCTCCCCGAACATGACCTACCCGCAGGCCGCGGCGGACGCCGCCAAGAAAACCATTACGGTTCTGGAGAAAAAGGTCACCGACGGCGGTGCCCTGAGCGAGAAGGAAGTGACGGATCTTGCCAAGGCGAAGACCGATTTCGCCGCGAACGATGGCGGGACCTCCATGCTGGGGCTGAAGGCGCCCCTGTTCACCCTGAAGAACCCCGGCATCGTTTCCATCCCGGTCGGCTTCCTGGCCGCCGTCCTCGGTGCCCTCGCTTTCCGCAGCCGGCGCTCGGAGGAGATGTTCGACGAGCTGTACGTACGCCAGAACACAGGCATCGGCATTGCGAAAGCCGTCGACCATTAAACCATGTCCTCTGTGATTGGGGGGAGGGTCCGCCTTCCCCCCGCTTTTTCGGGTCCGTCCGGCACGGCATTGATTCACCCTGGTGTGAAAAAGCCGCTTTTCGAGAGAGAGAGAGAAAACAGGGATGAAAACCAACATTAATGATCAATTCGTCAATTATGTGGAAGCCGGTGCCGGCCCCGCCATCCTGATCCTGCAGGACGGCCCGTCGAACAAGGAGATCGGCCAGCTCTTCGTGCCCCTGGCGGAGGCCGGTTACCGGGTGATCGTTACCAATCTTGGTGGCTTCATGAAGGGGAAGCTTCCTGCCGTGGACCTGCCTGCCTGCTCCCGAACGGCGGTCGCTTTGCTCAATTACCTGGGCATCGGCCGGGCCGTAACCTTCGGGATCGGCCGGGGCGCCATGGTACTTCTCGAGATTCTGGCTTCCTTCCCTCGGCGGGTGGCGGCAGCCAGTCTGGTGTTGGGCCCGCTGACGGCAAAACAGATTCAGCTTGCTGACCGGCGGACTCTCGAGGCCGCTTTGCGCGACCGCCGCTTCCTGGGTCTCAAGGAGGAGCTTCTCGCCGCCATTCCTGCCGCCACATCCGAGCAGGCGGCGCGCTTGCCCCTCAACCAACTTAAACGCTGGATCAGCCGCGTCTGCAGCAGGAATCTGTATGTCTCCACCATTTCCCACCGTCCGTCCTTGCTGGCCGAAATGGAAATTCCCCGCCTGATCCTGGAATCGGAGCAGGGCGGCGCCAGTACGAATCGGCCCAGAGAATGTCGGGAGGTCACATGAGCCCAACAGCAAATCGAACCCTGCCGGAAAGGATCTTCTCGCTGGAAACCCTGCTGGGACTGATCGGCCTCGGTCTTTTCGGCGGGGGCGCTTTCCACGGCAGCGTCATGGGCGTGTTCTGGGGCGTTGTCATCCTTGGCGGCCTGGTGCTCCTTCATCTGGTGCGGAAAAAAGACTGGCAGAAGCACTGGGCGGAGATGGAGCAGCGAAGCAGGCATCACAAATGATACGAGCGGAGAACGGTGTGAACCATCGACTGAAGCGGCTGATCATCATCTTCCGAGTCGTCCAGGTATTCATTTTCGGGCTGTTTCTGTACATGGCCTATCACTTCCAGCAACTGTTCCGAGCCAAGGGGATGCCGCAGGTCTTCCTCAACAGCCTCATTACCGCTCTGGTCATCCAGCTGCTTCTGTTCTACCCCATTCGGCAACTGGCCGCACACGAAGCCAGACGGGAAGCCGCTTCCCAGGCGGCCGATCTTTCCCCGGAAGCGCGAAAAGACCTGCGGCACCAGAGGATCTTCGCGGACCTGATCAAGGCATCCGTGTTTCTGTCTTTCGCCGTCTTCATCCTGCTCGCACCCTCAGCCACTTTCATCATGAGCACCGCCCTCTTCTGTTTCCTCCTCGCCGTGCTGACCTATGCCCATTGCTTCAACTTTGCACTTTCCCGGCTGGCCAGGTGAAACCGCCGCCCAGTGGTCCGTCGAAGCCAACGGGCTCCCTCCCATCGTCGCAGACGGACAAGGCAGCAATTTTCCTTTATTACGAGAAATGCCGCCTGGAAAAAAGCTGACGGTTCCTGCCACCAGAATGGGAGTTCCCCTTCCTTGGGAAGCAATCCGAACATCGGGATCCATGGGCCTCCAACCGTAATACCGATCTCCGGATCGTGAAGTTTTGGATGGCAATTTTTCTTATGTTGTCATACTATTGCGCCTCGAATGACTGCCTATTGACGGTAAACAAGCAGGCCTACTGTGCCAATCAAGATGATTAGCAAGCGATTGATCGGAGCCCTTGGGCCGGCAGGAATATGGCTCATCGCTCTGCTGTTCCTGACCCTGTCCTTGCCGGCCGGGTACTGGGCGGCTCTGCCTGTGCAGGGACCTGACAGACCGTTTGAACTGTCATCCCTGGATTTCAGCTCCGAGGTGGTGGGCAGCCCGGCTGACCCGACCAGCTACGGCAAGACCGCCAAACAATCTTCTGAAAAGAAAACGGAACTTGCTGTCCCTGCCCTGGCAGATCAACTTGTAGAATCCGGGGCCATTTTTCTTCAAGTCATTATCATCCCACCGTGGCTTGTCAGTGATCACCCGCAATTCCTTCCGCGCCCCCCACCGCTCTCCTGAAGTCTCCCCTAATTGAACAAATCTCTTTGTTGATCCTGCGCCGCAATTCTGCAGGCCCCTACGCGTTGGCAAATTGCGGCATGGGTCAATCATCAGGATCGTCGTCTTCAAGGATTGTCTGAGCCGAATCCATTTCACCTAATGGAAGGCGGCCGGCAAAACGAGAACGGCGGGTTGTCCGCAGGAACGAGGGCATGCCTGGATTTGCCATCGTTTCTCGGCGCGGCTCCCCGTGCCCGGGGAAGATCGCAGGATAAGGGGGAAGAATGCTTCGCGGGATATTTCGGTTAATCGACCGCTCCTTGGCTTTCCTGGAAGACTGGTCGCTTTTTTTGACGGTGAGCGTCGCTCTGCTGGTGGCGCTGGCCAACATCGTGCTGCGGAAGACCACCAGCAGCATTAATTTGTACTGGTCGGACGAAGTCGTCCGCAAAGCGATCTACTTCTGCACTTACATCGGCTGCGTGGCGGCGGTGCGCAGCCGCAGCCTGATCCGCATCGACGTGCTGACCCAGTTGGTACCGCTGACCAGGCGCTCACTGACCCTGGTCAACCACCTGTCGGTGCTGCTTTTCTCCGCCCTGATGGTGCGGCTCGGCTGGCGGATGACCATATCAGTCTACCAGGACGAGTACGCTCGCACTGCCTCGCTGCAGATCCCGGAGTGGTACTTCTACGCGATCCTGCCGCTGATGGGGGTGATGATGTATTTGCGCACCATCATCGTCGCGGTCGAGGACTGGACCGGGATCAAGGAGGGAGAGTCATGAGCGTGAGTCCGCTGATTATCCTCGGTCTTCTCCTCGGCTCGATGGCGGCAACCGTACCAGTGTTCATGGCCCTGTTTTTCGCCGGGCTGGCCGGGCTGATGTGGGGGGCGGGAATCGATCCGCAGATCGTCATCGAGGTCCTCTACCGCAGCATGGACAAGTTCGCCCTGGTGGTGGTGCTGTTCTTCGTGCTGTGCGGCAACATCATGACCACCGGCAGCATCGTCAAAAAACTGATCAACACCGCCAATATCCTGGTCGGCTGGCTGCCCGGCGGCCTGGCGATTGCCGGGGTGCTGGCATGCGGCTTCTTCGGAGCGATCTCCGGATCAACCGTGGCGACCATGGTAGCTATCGGCGGTGTCATGATCCCGGCGCTGGTGGAGAAGGGCTACGACCAGAAATTCAGTGTCGGCGCGATGACAAGCGCACCGATCCTGGGGATCATCATCCCGCCGTCGATCTCGATGATTCTCTACGCCATGGTTACCAATGATTCCATCGAGGCGCTGTTTCTCACCGGCTACATCCCCGGGGTCCTGATCATCGTCTGCATGTCACTTTACTGCTGGTACGTTTGCCGCCGCCAAGGCATGCAGACGCCTCCTCGGCCGACGCTGACCGAAACCATTAACGTGCTTCGCGAGAGCATTTGGGCGCTGATGTTGCCGGTGCTGATCAGCGTCGGAATCTACTCGGGGGTCTTTACGGCCAACGAGGCGGCGGTGGTGGCCTGCTTCTACGCCTTTTTCGTCGAGATTTTCATCCACAAGGACATGAAATTCACCCAGGTCAAACAGGTAATCGTCTCCTCGGCGGTGACCTCGGCGACACTGCTGGCGATCGTCGCCGGCGCCTCGGTGTTCGGTGAATACCTGACCTTCGCGCAAGTACCGGATAAAGTGGCCAACGCCGTGGTGGAGAGCATAAGCAGCCCATGGATGTTCCTGCTGGCGGTCAACGGTCTGCTGCTGGTCGTGGGCATGTTTATGGACATCATCTCGGCCACCCTGATCCTGACCCCGATCTTCCTGCCGCTGTTGCACAAGTACGGGATCAGCACGCTGCACTTCGGCCTGCTGATGACGGTTAATCTAGGTGTCGGCTACTGTACTCCGCCGCTTGGCGTGAGTCTTTACATCGCCCAGGCCCTGGTCGATCGTGACATCCTTTACGTCACCCGCGCCGTCATGCCGTTCCTGCTGATCCAACTTGCGCTGCTGGCGCTTTACACCTACTGGCCGGACCTGGTGCTGTTTCTGCCGAACCTGCTCTACGCCAACAATTGATCGAAGAGGGGAACGAGTCATGGACCGAAAAGTTCTGGTGCCTGTGAATGGTTCCGCTGCCGCAAACCGCATGATCGAGGCGATTATTGGCCGCAAGGCCCAGTTCCGGGCGCCGTTGACCGTACTGCACGTGG
Coding sequences:
- a CDS encoding cation acetate symporter, coding for MKRLLIVFTLVFALAGLAGAADAAKPGDAAQAVLAAVAASPSVAQAAPAVQAPAQAPAPAAPAAPAAKPEIKANKTITIGMFLVIIAITLAVVVNSARKTKTAADFYAAGGGITGTQNGWAIAGDYMSAASFLGISGLISLYGYDGFMYSVGWLVAYITVLLIVAEPCRNAGKYTLGDILSFRTNPKPVRAVCALSVVSVSTFYLTAQMVGAGKLMQLLIGVDYKMAIIGVGILMVGYVVFGGMTATTWVQIIKAGLLMSGATLLAVLVGIKAGMNPIGFFSDIATNANIQEWVQKGVLKHPVPEAGFDYGQRFLEPGLFLKNPLDQISLGMALVLGTAGMPHILMRFFTVPTAQAARKSVIIAMFIIGTFYILTTLLGFGAAIHVTPQKISMFDKGGNMATMLLAQQLGGDIAPIVGDLFLAFLCAVAFATILAVVSGLVLAASAAIAHDIYVNVIKDGHADQHEQVRAARITSLCVGAVGIVIGIAAEKQNVAHLVALAFAVASSGNLPVVVLSLFWRRFNTAGTICGLVVGTVVSIGLVMISPNMTYPQAAADAAKKTITVLEKKVTDGGALSEKEVTDLAKAKTDFAANDGGTSMLGLKAPLFTLKNPGIVSIPVGFLAAVLGALAFRSRRSEEMFDELYVRQNTGIGIAKAVDH
- a CDS encoding DUF485 domain-containing protein, whose amino-acid sequence is MALKTLDWASIARHPKFVELHHRKTVFLFGWWIFSTVFYFLLPIGAAYAPGLFKVKIIGNINFGYLFALSQFFVSWGIAMYYAKIANQKFDRLTQELIDELQ
- a CDS encoding TRAP transporter large permease — encoded protein: MSVSPLIILGLLLGSMAATVPVFMALFFAGLAGLMWGAGIDPQIVIEVLYRSMDKFALVVVLFFVLCGNIMTTGSIVKKLINTANILVGWLPGGLAIAGVLACGFFGAISGSTVATMVAIGGVMIPALVEKGYDQKFSVGAMTSAPILGIIIPPSISMILYAMVTNDSIEALFLTGYIPGVLIIVCMSLYCWYVCRRQGMQTPPRPTLTETINVLRESIWALMLPVLISVGIYSGVFTANEAAVVACFYAFFVEIFIHKDMKFTQVKQVIVSSAVTSATLLAIVAGASVFGEYLTFAQVPDKVANAVVESISSPWMFLLAVNGLLLVVGMFMDIISATLILTPIFLPLLHKYGISTLHFGLLMTVNLGVGYCTPPLGVSLYIAQALVDRDILYVTRAVMPFLLIQLALLALYTYWPDLVLFLPNLLYANN
- a CDS encoding TRAP transporter small permease, translated to MLRGIFRLIDRSLAFLEDWSLFLTVSVALLVALANIVLRKTTSSINLYWSDEVVRKAIYFCTYIGCVAAVRSRSLIRIDVLTQLVPLTRRSLTLVNHLSVLLFSALMVRLGWRMTISVYQDEYARTASLQIPEWYFYAILPLMGVMMYLRTIIVAVEDWTGIKEGES